A region of candidate division WOR-3 bacterium DNA encodes the following proteins:
- a CDS encoding DUF87 domain-containing protein → MDLLTNRGNLDRVKKAFSGAKKRIWICSGWVRSGTLEQLLEGFKDSKGKVPDIRFIVRLDKKKDLEITDIENFLKLADSVKAEVRYLSTVHAKFNVVDDSYATVGSFNVTGGGYGTENKPGNNDEMGLEITDPEKVKELAQEFESLWEKSFSLDKNVLGFVLGEADNRSADFVCVTEIEYGKYVEIESEDYDGEKRRWLGKIVKPVAHDSEFLPDFTPENRLNPQVAEMYEVLNKKNPAVRFAMMTALINEKGFTQLRSGTIEICKEIVNFGKEEKLERNRVAVPACSVVTTARPEILHRLLGFEEKDLYPVGKLTSNKDVEVFIDYNKILTQHMAVFGTTGSGKSYFTKKFISGIFPWLKNQKGRIVIFDTHGEYIPGNKDAGELYSGIDSKDITVLDEKMILKILEKKILTEESDFDLLFNSAFTEYEKKILLNAFEASTAEISEEKKRNRFIEIIKEKREEEKEIDSQYINQKLEELDNEAFDEKYAFKNFFEKDFKAYFAVLSEYADGKTTEGKQKKKDTLESIFLKIEQDPKFKEELLKHIKKLRFAEISKVFSKTEEKAFAGEKLEKIQKILESGKVGFISEQFIENIKESKIYILNLKNMNSIEDRWRVVSSVCDSVFSEAKKTDGAFKSLLVVEEAHNYAPQSAGRGCVSAKSLLNVTSEGRKFNTGLVAVTQRPANIDKSVIAQCNTSAIFRLINNADIKALDDIIETISKQISNQLPVYETGQCILTGIGVREPVEVDVG, encoded by the coding sequence ATGGATCTTCTCACGAACAGGGGCAATCTCGACAGGGTCAAAAAGGCTTTTTCGGGGGCAAAAAAGAGAATCTGGATTTGTTCTGGTTGGGTCAGAAGCGGCACGCTCGAGCAACTTCTGGAAGGTTTCAAGGACAGTAAGGGAAAAGTTCCAGATATCAGGTTTATAGTAAGGTTGGACAAGAAAAAAGACCTTGAGATTACCGACATTGAAAATTTTTTGAAATTAGCCGATTCGGTCAAAGCCGAGGTCAGGTATCTTTCAACCGTCCACGCGAAGTTCAACGTAGTTGACGATTCATACGCGACAGTAGGTTCTTTCAACGTTACAGGCGGCGGATACGGCACCGAAAATAAACCCGGAAACAACGACGAAATGGGTCTCGAAATCACCGATCCTGAAAAAGTGAAGGAGTTGGCACAGGAATTCGAGTCATTATGGGAAAAATCGTTTTCTCTGGACAAGAACGTTTTAGGTTTTGTTTTGGGCGAAGCGGACAACAGATCAGCCGATTTCGTCTGTGTCACAGAGATAGAATACGGGAAATACGTCGAAATCGAGTCAGAGGACTACGATGGAGAGAAGAGGAGATGGCTTGGCAAGATTGTAAAACCTGTGGCTCACGACAGCGAATTTCTGCCGGATTTCACACCGGAGAACCGTTTGAACCCGCAGGTCGCTGAGATGTATGAAGTCCTCAACAAGAAAAATCCAGCCGTCCGGTTTGCAATGATGACCGCCCTGATAAACGAAAAGGGTTTTACACAGTTAAGAAGCGGAACAATAGAAATTTGCAAGGAAATAGTGAATTTCGGCAAGGAAGAGAAACTGGAGAGAAACAGGGTTGCCGTTCCGGCGTGTTCGGTGGTCACAACCGCGAGACCGGAAATTCTCCACAGGCTTCTCGGCTTTGAAGAAAAAGATCTTTATCCCGTGGGGAAATTGACCTCCAACAAGGATGTGGAGGTTTTCATTGATTACAACAAAATCCTGACCCAGCACATGGCGGTCTTCGGAACCACCGGAAGCGGCAAATCGTATTTCACAAAGAAATTCATTTCGGGCATTTTCCCATGGCTCAAAAATCAAAAAGGCAGAATAGTCATATTCGACACCCACGGCGAGTATATCCCCGGGAATAAAGACGCCGGTGAATTGTATTCAGGAATTGATTCGAAGGATATTACAGTTTTAGACGAAAAGATGATCTTAAAAATCTTGGAGAAAAAGATTTTGACCGAGGAAAGCGATTTTGATTTATTGTTCAATTCCGCATTTACCGAATACGAGAAAAAGATACTCTTGAACGCCTTTGAAGCCTCAACTGCTGAGATAAGCGAAGAGAAAAAAAGGAATAGGTTTATAGAAATAATAAAAGAAAAGAGGGAAGAGGAGAAAGAGATTGATTCTCAATATATCAACCAGAAACTTGAAGAACTTGATAATGAAGCTTTTGACGAAAAGTATGCGTTTAAAAATTTTTTTGAAAAGGATTTTAAAGCTTATTTTGCTGTGTTATCAGAATATGCAGATGGAAAAACTACAGAAGGGAAGCAAAAGAAAAAAGATACATTAGAATCCATATTTTTAAAAATTGAACAAGATCCAAAATTCAAAGAAGAACTTCTAAAACACATTAAGAAATTGAGATTTGCTGAAATTTCAAAGGTATTCAGCAAAACTGAAGAAAAAGCTTTCGCCGGAGAAAAACTTGAAAAAATCCAAAAAATCCTTGAATCAGGAAAAGTCGGATTTATTTCCGAGCAGTTTATAGAAAACATCAAGGAGTCGAAGATTTACATTCTCAACCTTAAAAACATGAATTCGATTGAAGACAGATGGCGGGTAGTTTCAAGTGTATGCGATTCAGTATTCAGCGAAGCCAAGAAAACAGACGGAGCGTTTAAAAGTTTGCTCGTTGTCGAGGAAGCTCACAATTACGCTCCCCAAAGTGCCGGGAGAGGTTGTGTAAGCGCTAAATCACTTCTAAACGTAACATCGGAGGGCAGAAAGTTCAACACGGGTCTGGTTGCAGTGACCCAGAGACCGGCGAATATTGACAAATCCGTCATAGCTCAGTGCAACACATCGGCGATATTCAGGCTGATAAATAACGCTGACATTAAGGCTCTCGATGATATTATCGA